In Leucoraja erinacea ecotype New England chromosome 15, Leri_hhj_1, whole genome shotgun sequence, the following proteins share a genomic window:
- the sfxn3 gene encoding sideroflexin-3 yields the protein MSGLLRSDINLKEPRWDQGTFMGRAKHFFMVTDPRNILASSEELGAAKTVIEDYKLGKIPSGLTEDELWQAKYLYDSAFHPDTGDKMILIGRMSAQVPMNMSITGCMLTFYRTTPAVVFWQWANQSFNAIVNYTNRSGDTPLTVSQLGTAYVSATTGAVVTALGLKSLTKHLPALVSRFVPFAAVAAANCINIPFMRQRELKYGIPVTDANGNRLGESAKAAQQAIVQVVVSRIGMAIPAMAIPPIIMNALEKRAFLKRFPVFNAPIQVGLVGLCLVFATPLCCALFPQKSTMKVSRLEPELQAQIQAKNSAINVVYFNKGL from the exons ATGTCTGGACTGTTGAGATCTGATATAAATTTAAAAGAACCACGATGGGACCAGGGGACCTTCATGGGAAGAGCCAAGCActtcttcatggtgactgacccTCGCAACATTTTAGCATCTAGTGAAGAACTGGGGGCAGCCAAGACTGTTATTGAAGACTACAA GCTTGGCAAAATCCCATCAGGACTGACTGAGGATGAGCTCTGGCAGGCAAAGTATCTCTACGATTCCGCTTTTCATCCAGATACAGGGGACAAAATGATTCTCATCGGACGGATGTCTGCACAAGTTCCAATGAACATGTCTATAACTGGCTGCATGCTGACCTTTTACAG GACAACTCCAGCGGTGGTCTTTTGGCAATGGGCCAACCAGTCCTTCAATGCAATCGTTAACTACACCAACAGAAGTGGAGATACGCCGCTGACAGTGAG CCAGCTGGGCACAGCATACGTCAGTGCAACTACAGGCGCGGTGGTCACTGCTCTTGGGCTGAAGTCTCTCACAAAG CATTTGCCTGCCTTGGTTTCTCGTTTCGTGCCCTTTGCTGCAGTCGCTGCTGCCAACTGCATCAATATCCCTTTCATGAGACAGAG AGAACTTAAATATGGAATACCGGTCACAGATGCCAATGGGAATCGACTAGGGGAGTCGGCTAAGGCAGCACAACAAGCCATTGTCCAGGTTGTGGTATCTCGGATTGGTATGGCCATACCTGCCATGG caataCCCCCAATTATCATGAATGCTTTGGAAAAGAGAGCGTTTTTAAAG CGTTTTCCAGTGTTCAATGCCCCAATTCAGGTTGGGTTGGTCGGCCTTTG CTTGGTCTTTGCCACTCCTCTATGCTGTGCACTGTTTCCCCAGAAaag CACCATGAAGGTTTCCAGACTTGAACCAGAACTTCAGGCTCAGATTCAGGCAAAGAATTCAGCTATTAATGTTGTATACTTCAACAAGGGCTTGTAG